One Microbacterium sp. No. 7 genomic window carries:
- the miaA gene encoding tRNA (adenosine(37)-N6)-dimethylallyltransferase MiaA — MSALASETGRLWAVVGATGTGKTALSLRLAEELAAAGRPAEIVNADAMQLYRGMDIGTAKLRESERRGIPHHLFDVLDVTDEAAVAWYQRAARQAITDIHGRGRDAVLVGGSGLYVSSVVFDFRFPPHDDALRARLEAELAEHGPGALFARLREIDPATAERVDPRNGRRIVRALEVLAQGEQTHGAALPDAPVLWHEPTRLIGVHVDRAELVERLDRRVEHMWVSGMLDEVAALRDRGLERGVTASRAIGYAQALAQLRGELGAADAVAQTQALTRRYARRQVSWFRRYPGLEPVEPDADAARLIGAA; from the coding sequence ATGAGCGCCCTGGCGAGTGAGACGGGCCGCCTGTGGGCGGTCGTCGGCGCGACGGGCACCGGCAAGACCGCGCTGTCGCTGCGTCTCGCGGAGGAGCTGGCCGCCGCCGGGCGGCCCGCCGAGATCGTGAACGCCGACGCGATGCAGCTGTACCGCGGCATGGACATCGGCACCGCGAAGCTGCGCGAGAGCGAGCGTCGCGGCATCCCGCACCATCTCTTCGACGTGCTCGACGTCACCGACGAGGCCGCCGTCGCCTGGTATCAGCGGGCGGCGCGGCAGGCGATCACGGACATCCACGGGCGGGGGAGGGATGCCGTCCTCGTCGGCGGCTCGGGACTCTACGTGTCGAGCGTCGTGTTCGACTTCCGGTTCCCGCCGCACGACGACGCGCTGCGCGCCCGGCTGGAGGCCGAGCTCGCCGAGCACGGACCCGGCGCCCTGTTCGCGCGGCTGCGCGAGATCGACCCGGCGACGGCCGAACGCGTCGACCCGCGCAACGGACGCCGCATCGTGCGGGCGCTCGAGGTGCTCGCCCAGGGCGAGCAGACGCACGGCGCGGCGCTGCCCGACGCGCCGGTGCTCTGGCACGAGCCGACCCGCCTCATCGGGGTGCACGTGGACCGTGCCGAGCTGGTCGAGAGGCTCGATCGCCGTGTCGAGCACATGTGGGTGAGCGGGATGCTCGACGAGGTCGCGGCGCTGCGCGACCGGGGCCTGGAGCGCGGGGTCACGGCGAGCCGCGCGATCGGCTACGCACAGGCGCTCGCGCAGCTGCGCGGCGAGCTGGGCGCGGCGGATGCCGTCGCCCAGACGCAGGCGCTCACCCGTCGCTACGCGCGCCGTCAGGTGTCGTGGTTCAGGCGCTACCCGGGGCTGGAACCGGTCGAGCCGGATGCCGACGCGGCGCGGCTGATCGGCGCGGCATGA
- a CDS encoding MFS transporter — MNTSTVRTASTGYRALPRIAGVSYLVTSVLGRQPLAMVPLAILTLATSATGSLAIGGLAAAAAAIGEAVGAPLSGWLADRHGQRTVLLTAAALHVASMIVFGVVVGTAADTTAIALAAAAGFTLPQVGPLSRARWLAMAGADDLPAAFAFEGVADEVAFIVGPALVGLTATAFSPHAALLLSGALIAVFATAFAVHPTHRLVPRGRRASTAGRPALRAPGRAALIGFCFTGMLSMGLFFGASQTALTAFAGDIGIPDAGALLYAVMAVGSAAATMAMVRVPERIGPWQRWCLSAVGMTVGSVLMLNASDVVGIVLAALLAGTFQGPVLLTIFSVAGSLAESGGAGGLMTFVGSGIVLGVAAGTAIAGPVAQHTGAPGAFWVGVGASVLAVVVGLLGAATSRARRH; from the coding sequence ATGAACACCTCGACCGTCCGCACCGCGTCCACCGGCTACCGGGCCCTGCCGCGGATCGCCGGGGTGAGCTACCTCGTCACGAGCGTGCTCGGCCGCCAGCCGCTCGCGATGGTGCCGCTCGCGATCCTCACGCTCGCCACGTCGGCGACCGGCTCGCTCGCGATCGGCGGCCTCGCCGCCGCGGCCGCCGCGATCGGCGAGGCGGTCGGCGCCCCGCTCTCCGGCTGGCTCGCCGACCGCCACGGGCAGCGCACGGTGCTGCTGACAGCCGCGGCCCTGCACGTGGCATCCATGATCGTCTTCGGCGTCGTCGTCGGCACGGCCGCCGACACGACGGCGATCGCGCTCGCCGCCGCCGCGGGGTTCACGCTTCCGCAGGTCGGCCCGCTGTCGCGCGCCCGCTGGCTCGCGATGGCCGGCGCCGACGACCTTCCCGCGGCCTTCGCCTTCGAGGGCGTCGCGGACGAGGTCGCGTTCATCGTCGGCCCCGCGCTCGTGGGCCTCACCGCCACGGCGTTCTCGCCGCACGCGGCGCTGCTGCTGAGCGGGGCGCTCATCGCGGTGTTCGCGACGGCCTTCGCCGTGCATCCCACGCACCGCCTCGTCCCCCGCGGACGGCGCGCGTCGACGGCGGGCCGTCCCGCGCTGCGTGCGCCGGGGCGCGCCGCGCTGATCGGGTTCTGCTTCACGGGCATGCTGTCGATGGGCCTGTTCTTCGGCGCGAGCCAGACGGCGCTCACCGCCTTCGCGGGCGACATCGGCATCCCCGACGCGGGCGCCCTGCTGTACGCCGTCATGGCGGTCGGGTCGGCGGCGGCCACGATGGCGATGGTGCGCGTGCCCGAGCGGATCGGTCCGTGGCAGCGCTGGTGCCTCTCGGCCGTGGGCATGACGGTCGGCTCGGTGCTCATGCTGAACGCGTCGGACGTCGTCGGCATCGTCCTGGCCGCGCTGCTGGCGGGCACGTTCCAGGGTCCCGTGCTGCTCACCATCTTCAGCGTCGCCGGATCGCTCGCCGAGTCGGGCGGCGCCGGCGGCCTCATGACGTTCGTCGGCAGCGGCATCGTGCTGGGCGTCGCGGCGGGCACGGCGATCGCGGGACCGGTCGCGCAGCACACCGGCGCACCGGGCGCGTTCTGGGTCGGCGTCGGGGCCTCGGTGCTGGCCGTCGTCGTCGGCCTGCTGGGCGCGGCGACGTCGCGCGCCCGGCGTCACTGA
- a CDS encoding DUF1700 domain-containing protein — protein sequence MMSDTATPDVERYLHTLERALSDLPARTRGAIVDDVRAHISDALDAGRTSADVLTALGAPDEVARAARAELQPVVAPGGSHPTAPERALRLLMIAALVVAVATAVYVSFLLPAFVTVTDTSPSVGTVFGSYGAGAALLTLVPAVATALVLWAPRRLRRPFLVVLAIVMTVVSLISGFTIGGFFLPHTLLLWAAVIVPPVLERGLTARGSLAWRIAGAVVLASPALLAVSALASGAVVFTPGALIAPLVAIACAVLLFWKRRWASLAVAAVGASLMLVAAVDGRLLVLLFWLVGGVYPTVGLTAFVAHHLKRVGS from the coding sequence ATGATGAGCGACACCGCGACCCCCGACGTCGAGCGCTATCTGCATACGCTCGAGCGGGCGCTGTCAGACCTTCCCGCCCGCACGCGCGGCGCGATCGTCGACGACGTCCGCGCGCACATCTCCGACGCCCTCGACGCGGGCCGCACGAGCGCCGATGTGCTGACGGCCCTGGGCGCGCCCGACGAGGTGGCCCGAGCGGCGCGGGCCGAGCTGCAGCCCGTCGTCGCCCCCGGCGGGTCGCATCCGACCGCACCCGAGCGCGCACTGCGCCTTCTCATGATCGCCGCCCTCGTCGTCGCCGTCGCGACCGCGGTGTACGTGAGCTTTCTGCTGCCCGCGTTCGTCACGGTGACGGACACGTCGCCGAGTGTCGGCACGGTCTTCGGGTCGTACGGAGCGGGCGCCGCCCTGCTCACCCTGGTCCCTGCCGTCGCCACGGCGCTCGTGCTGTGGGCGCCGCGCCGTCTGCGCCGCCCGTTCCTGGTCGTGCTCGCGATCGTCATGACGGTCGTGTCGCTGATCTCGGGCTTCACCATCGGCGGCTTCTTCCTTCCGCACACCCTGCTGCTGTGGGCGGCGGTGATCGTGCCGCCGGTGCTCGAGCGCGGGCTCACGGCGCGAGGGTCGCTCGCCTGGCGCATCGCGGGGGCCGTCGTTCTCGCGTCGCCGGCTCTGCTGGCCGTGAGCGCGCTCGCATCGGGTGCCGTCGTCTTCACTCCGGGCGCTCTGATCGCACCCCTCGTCGCGATCGCGTGCGCCGTGCTGCTGTTCTGGAAGCGGCGGTGGGCGTCGCTCGCGGTCGCCGCCGTCGGCGCGTCGCTGATGCTCGTGGCGGCCGTCGACGGGCGCCTGCTCGTGCTGCTCTTCTGGCTCGTCGGTGGCGTCTATCCCACGGTGGGCCTCACCGCGTTCGTCGCACACCACCTGAAGCGGGTGGGATCGTGA
- the miaB gene encoding tRNA (N6-isopentenyl adenosine(37)-C2)-methylthiotransferase MiaB has translation MSAPSATPTLIAPSPAALGTDGLARTYEVRTFGCQMNVHDSERLSGSLESAGYVRADAGAEADVIVINTCAVRDNAAGKLYGTLGHLKSRKDRHPGMQIAVGGCLAQMDKDAVQQKAPWVDVVFGTHNMGSLPSLLERARHNGEAELEILESLEIFPSTLPTKRDSVHSGWVSISVGCNNTCTFCIVPSLRGKEKDRRPGDILNEIRLLVDDGAIEVTLLGQNVNSYGVEFGDRQAFGKLLRAAGEIPGLERIRFTSPHPAAFTDDVIDAMAETPAVMPQLHMPLQSGSDRILRTMRRSYRSERFLGILDRVREKIPQAAISTDIIVGFPGETDADFEDTMRVVEQARFASAFTFQYSIREGTPAATMDDQIPKAVVQERYERLVALQERISLEENRRQVGRSVEVLVSTGEGKKDAATHRLTGRAEDNRLVHFEVPAGSATPRPGDVVSVVVTHAAPFHLLADAPDGAPLRIRRTRAGDAWDRSQAESCGVPAPADDGAPRPVSLGLPTLRAGR, from the coding sequence ATGTCTGCACCCTCTGCGACCCCGACGCTCATCGCGCCCTCGCCCGCCGCCCTCGGCACCGACGGGCTCGCCCGCACCTACGAGGTGCGCACGTTCGGCTGCCAGATGAACGTGCATGACTCCGAGCGCCTCTCCGGGTCGTTGGAGAGCGCCGGGTACGTGCGCGCCGACGCGGGCGCCGAGGCCGACGTCATCGTCATCAACACGTGCGCCGTGCGCGACAACGCCGCCGGCAAGCTCTACGGCACGCTCGGCCACCTCAAGTCTCGCAAGGACCGGCATCCCGGCATGCAGATCGCCGTCGGCGGATGCCTGGCCCAGATGGACAAGGACGCCGTGCAGCAGAAGGCGCCGTGGGTCGACGTCGTCTTCGGCACGCACAACATGGGCTCCCTCCCGTCGCTGCTCGAGCGCGCCCGTCACAACGGCGAGGCCGAGCTGGAGATCCTGGAGTCGCTCGAGATCTTCCCCTCGACCCTGCCGACCAAGCGCGACAGCGTGCACAGCGGCTGGGTCTCGATCTCGGTCGGCTGCAACAACACGTGCACCTTCTGCATCGTGCCGTCGCTGCGCGGCAAGGAGAAGGACCGCCGCCCCGGCGACATCCTGAACGAGATCCGGCTGCTCGTCGACGACGGGGCGATCGAGGTCACCCTGCTCGGGCAGAACGTCAACTCGTACGGCGTCGAGTTCGGCGACCGCCAGGCCTTCGGCAAGCTGCTGCGCGCGGCGGGCGAGATCCCCGGGCTGGAGCGCATCCGCTTCACGTCCCCGCACCCGGCCGCCTTCACCGACGACGTCATCGACGCGATGGCCGAGACGCCCGCCGTCATGCCGCAGCTGCACATGCCGCTGCAGTCGGGCAGCGACCGCATCCTCCGCACGATGCGACGTTCGTACCGCAGCGAGCGCTTCCTCGGCATCCTCGATCGCGTGCGGGAGAAGATCCCGCAGGCCGCGATCTCGACCGACATCATCGTCGGGTTCCCCGGCGAGACCGACGCCGACTTCGAGGACACGATGCGCGTCGTCGAGCAGGCGCGGTTCGCGTCGGCGTTCACGTTCCAGTACTCGATCCGCGAGGGCACGCCGGCGGCCACGATGGACGATCAGATCCCGAAGGCCGTCGTGCAGGAGCGCTACGAGCGGCTGGTCGCCCTGCAGGAGCGCATCTCGCTCGAGGAGAACCGGCGTCAGGTCGGCCGGTCGGTCGAGGTGCTGGTCTCCACCGGCGAGGGCAAGAAGGATGCCGCGACGCACCGGCTCACCGGCCGCGCCGAGGACAACCGGCTCGTGCACTTCGAGGTGCCCGCCGGCTCGGCGACCCCGCGGCCCGGCGACGTCGTGTCGGTCGTCGTGACGCACGCCGCGCCGTTCCACCTGCTGGCCGACGCGCCCGACGGCGCGCCGCTGCGCATCCGCCGCACCCGCGCGGGCGACGCGTGGGACCGTTCGCAGGCCGAGTCGTGCGGCGTGCCGGCGCCGGCCGACGACGGCGCCCCGCGCCCCGTCTCGCTGGGCCTGCCGACCCTCCGTGCCGGTCGCTGA
- a CDS encoding Cpe/LpqF family protein (Related to clavulanate biosynthesis protein Cpe, which has an isomerase-like N-terminal domain and a beta-lactamase-like C-terminal domain.) — translation MRRTLVAAVAALALLLAGCSDARNDPPATSPSATEPAAPVEIPATPVGEATQWILGEMNAEDDTDPADWASRLHEDFTSQVSAEEVAELINTQIRPARPLVATAYEGTEREAVTRVEGSLGAPFDLSVVVDGENLITGLLLGPAMPPREAATSIDEVGERWAALPGDTRVLVTLDDETVLSTEPDAASPLGSIFKLYVLGAVADAVAAGTVSWDDTVTVTDDVRSLPSGELQDAPAGTEVTVREAAEKMISISDNTATDLLIGLVGREAVEAAVAGMGHHDPALLRPFLTTRELFALQWGGHDDLIARWESGDEAARRALLAELDGRPFEVGIEDVDDTVRWQHDLEWFANADDIAAAHEALHARGEADAAVTGALTMNPGVRIDAAAWPEIAFKGGSNIGVLTGSWRAVRADGAVLTLVVLSSDDTAIPLTTQSELFGLVEDVFTLLAE, via the coding sequence ATGAGACGAACCCTGGTCGCGGCGGTCGCCGCGCTCGCCCTGCTGCTCGCCGGATGCTCCGACGCGCGCAACGATCCCCCGGCGACGAGCCCGTCGGCGACCGAGCCCGCCGCTCCGGTCGAGATCCCGGCGACCCCGGTCGGCGAGGCGACGCAGTGGATCCTCGGCGAGATGAACGCCGAGGACGACACCGACCCGGCCGACTGGGCGTCGCGCCTGCACGAGGACTTCACGTCGCAGGTGAGCGCCGAGGAGGTCGCCGAGCTCATCAACACGCAGATCCGGCCCGCGCGACCGCTCGTCGCGACGGCCTACGAGGGCACGGAGCGGGAGGCCGTCACGAGGGTGGAGGGCTCGCTGGGCGCCCCGTTCGACCTGTCGGTCGTCGTCGACGGCGAGAACCTCATCACGGGTCTCCTCCTCGGCCCCGCGATGCCCCCGCGGGAGGCCGCGACCTCGATCGACGAGGTCGGCGAGCGCTGGGCGGCGCTGCCGGGCGACACGCGGGTGCTCGTGACCCTCGACGACGAGACGGTGCTCTCCACCGAGCCGGATGCCGCATCGCCGCTCGGCTCGATCTTCAAGCTGTACGTGCTGGGCGCGGTGGCCGACGCCGTCGCGGCCGGCACGGTGAGCTGGGACGACACCGTCACGGTGACCGACGACGTGCGCAGCCTGCCGTCGGGCGAGCTGCAGGACGCCCCGGCCGGCACCGAGGTGACCGTGCGCGAGGCCGCCGAGAAGATGATCTCGATCAGCGACAACACCGCGACCGATCTGCTCATCGGCCTCGTCGGGCGCGAGGCGGTCGAGGCGGCGGTCGCCGGCATGGGACATCACGACCCGGCCCTGCTGCGCCCGTTCCTGACCACTCGGGAGCTGTTCGCGCTGCAGTGGGGCGGCCACGACGATCTCATCGCCCGCTGGGAGTCGGGCGACGAGGCGGCCCGCCGCGCGCTGCTCGCCGAGCTCGACGGCCGGCCGTTCGAGGTCGGCATCGAGGACGTCGACGACACCGTGCGCTGGCAGCACGACCTCGAGTGGTTCGCGAACGCCGACGACATCGCGGCGGCGCACGAGGCACTGCACGCCCGCGGCGAGGCGGATGCCGCCGTCACGGGCGCGCTCACGATGAACCCCGGCGTGCGCATCGACGCGGCCGCCTGGCCCGAGATCGCCTTCAAGGGCGGCTCGAACATCGGCGTGCTCACGGGATCGTGGCGGGCCGTGCGCGCCGACGGCGCGGTGCTGACCCTGGTCGTGCTGTCGTCCGACGACACGGCGATCCCGCTCACCACGCAGTCGGAGCTGTTCGGCCTCGTCGAGGACGTATTCACCCTGCTCGCGGAGTAG
- a CDS encoding regulatory protein RecX, producing MAPVIPLFGASRPPQDAREADARTREADAEAGDASPRDEPAWHASWIDDVAPADVPEDRAELVDEAEQLLLKKLRTRSLSVREARAALTQAGLDAAEADALVERFLGNGYLDDAALAEQLMHKAVARKAQGGQAIAQSLAQRGIPRDVIDAALAELPDDESDRALEFARTKARGMTGLDRDVALRRLAGQLARRGFGSSALSAARQALDEQVPARRPVRFE from the coding sequence GTGGCCCCCGTCATCCCCCTCTTCGGAGCCTCTCGCCCGCCACAGGACGCGCGCGAGGCCGACGCGCGGACGCGCGAAGCCGACGCCGAGGCGGGCGACGCGAGTCCGCGCGACGAGCCCGCCTGGCACGCCAGCTGGATCGATGACGTGGCACCCGCCGACGTTCCCGAAGACCGCGCCGAGCTCGTCGACGAGGCGGAGCAGCTGCTGTTGAAGAAGCTGCGCACGCGATCGCTGTCGGTCCGCGAGGCCCGCGCGGCACTGACCCAGGCGGGGCTCGACGCGGCCGAGGCGGATGCGCTCGTCGAGCGCTTCCTCGGCAACGGCTACCTCGACGACGCCGCGCTCGCCGAGCAGCTCATGCACAAGGCCGTCGCGCGCAAGGCGCAGGGCGGCCAGGCCATCGCCCAGTCGCTCGCCCAGCGCGGCATCCCGCGCGACGTGATCGACGCGGCGCTCGCCGAGCTGCCCGACGACGAGTCGGATCGTGCGCTGGAGTTCGCGCGCACCAAGGCGCGCGGCATGACCGGCCTCGACCGCGACGTCGCCCTCCGCCGCCTCGCGGGACAGCTCGCGCGCCGCGGCTTCGGCTCGTCCGCCCTCTCCGCCGCCCGCCAGGCCCTCGACGAGCAGGTCCCCGCCCGTCGGCCGGTGCGCTTCGAATGA
- the dapF gene encoding diaminopimelate epimerase encodes MPQTIAFTKGHGTGNDFVIVSDPDGELDLSADQVAALCDRRFGIGGDGFLRVVRAAAINAGRNTPDAEWFMDYRNGDGSVAEMCGNGIRVFARYLAQAGLADFDGAGVAIGTRSGTKHVTRTEDGFEVDLGVWRTTTDEVLVRARGLSVARPGQPIDVGNPHIVVALADEAELESLDLSYQPLLNPEPPHGANVEFVVPADPLVHHGVGAIRMRVFERGVGETLSCGTGVTAAALAVRNWAGEAAPDRWRVDVPGGTLGVRIERRDDGEHALLSGPALLVFSGEIVLA; translated from the coding sequence ATGCCGCAGACGATCGCATTCACCAAGGGCCACGGCACGGGCAACGACTTCGTGATCGTCTCCGACCCCGACGGCGAGCTCGATCTGAGCGCCGACCAGGTCGCCGCGCTCTGCGATCGCCGGTTCGGCATCGGCGGCGACGGCTTTCTGCGCGTCGTGCGCGCCGCGGCGATCAACGCGGGCCGCAACACCCCCGACGCGGAATGGTTCATGGACTACCGCAACGGCGACGGATCGGTCGCCGAGATGTGCGGCAACGGCATCCGCGTGTTCGCCCGCTACCTCGCCCAGGCGGGGCTCGCCGACTTCGACGGCGCGGGGGTCGCGATCGGCACGCGCTCGGGCACGAAGCACGTGACCCGCACCGAGGACGGCTTCGAGGTCGATCTGGGCGTGTGGCGCACCACGACCGACGAGGTGCTCGTGCGGGCGCGCGGCCTGTCGGTCGCCCGCCCCGGCCAGCCGATCGACGTGGGCAACCCGCACATCGTCGTCGCGCTCGCCGACGAGGCCGAGCTCGAGTCGCTCGACCTGTCGTACCAGCCGCTGCTGAACCCCGAGCCGCCGCACGGCGCGAACGTCGAGTTCGTCGTGCCGGCCGACCCGCTCGTGCACCACGGGGTCGGCGCGATCCGCATGCGCGTGTTCGAGCGCGGCGTCGGCGAGACGCTGTCGTGCGGCACGGGCGTGACGGCCGCCGCGCTGGCCGTGCGCAACTGGGCCGGCGAGGCCGCGCCCGACCGCTGGCGGGTCGACGTGCCCGGCGGCACGCTGGGCGTGCGCATCGAGCGCCGCGACGACGGCGAGCACGCCCTGCTGTCGGGGCCGGCATTGCTCGTGTTCTCGGGCGAGATCGTCCTGGCCTGA
- a CDS encoding PadR family transcriptional regulator, with protein sequence MDEASERMATNIRKGVLEFCVLALLSGRDMYGLELAETLVERGLTASEGSLYPLLARMRESGAVETRWEPGDGTRARRYYAITSAGRAQLATFRAVWQTLSPRVAELLDDAHRDDPATSPASKEHR encoded by the coding sequence GTGGACGAGGCGAGCGAGCGCATGGCGACGAACATCCGCAAGGGTGTTCTCGAGTTCTGCGTGCTCGCGCTGCTCTCGGGCCGCGACATGTACGGGCTCGAGCTGGCCGAGACGCTCGTCGAACGCGGCCTCACGGCGAGCGAGGGCAGCCTCTACCCCCTGCTCGCACGGATGCGGGAGAGCGGCGCCGTCGAGACGCGCTGGGAGCCCGGTGACGGCACCCGCGCCCGCCGCTACTACGCGATCACGTCCGCCGGGCGCGCGCAGCTCGCCACGTTCCGCGCGGTGTGGCAGACCCTGTCTCCGCGCGTGGCCGAGCTGCTCGACGACGCGCACCGCGACGATCCGGCAACGTCCCCGGCATCGAAGGAGCACCGATGA
- the hflX gene encoding GTPase HflX produces the protein MTDTTPDTATDTTEIDPVDRVLSRAETRAGMRVFGAAQALQDESTVAYDDTDGDQWDREERAALRRVPGLSTELDDVTEVEYRQLRLENVVLAGVYPQGSQEDAENSLRELAALAETAGAVVLDGVLQRRPHPDPATYIGRGKAQELADMVAALGADTVIADTELAPSQRRALEDVVKVKVIDRTTVILDIFSQHAKSREGKAQVELAQLEYLLPRLRGWGDSMSRQAGGQVGAGGAGMGSRGPGETKIELDRRRIRTRMAQLRRQLRDFAPAREAKRAERKRNTIPAVAIAGYTNAGKSSLLNRLTRAGVLVENALFATLDTSVRRTETSDGRVYTLTDTVGFVRNLPHQLVEAFRSTLEEVGEADVIVHVVDGSHPDPAAQLATVRDVIGDVGARDVPEIVVFNKADLLDDDARLVLRGLAPHALFVSSRTGEGVDELRETIERTLPLPAVEVRAVVPYDRGELVSAVHEHGIILSQEHGADGTALHAHVPAVLAGRLAPFVVG, from the coding sequence ATGACGGATACGACACCCGACACCGCCACCGACACGACCGAGATCGATCCGGTCGACCGCGTGCTCTCTCGCGCGGAGACACGGGCGGGCATGCGGGTCTTCGGCGCCGCGCAGGCGCTGCAGGACGAGTCGACGGTCGCCTACGACGACACCGACGGAGACCAGTGGGATCGTGAGGAGCGCGCGGCGCTGCGTCGCGTGCCGGGACTGTCGACCGAGCTCGACGACGTCACCGAGGTCGAGTACCGGCAGCTGCGGCTGGAGAACGTCGTGCTGGCGGGCGTGTATCCGCAGGGTTCGCAGGAGGACGCCGAGAACTCGCTGCGCGAGCTCGCGGCGCTCGCCGAGACCGCGGGCGCGGTCGTGCTCGACGGCGTGCTGCAGCGCCGGCCGCACCCCGACCCGGCCACCTACATCGGCCGGGGGAAGGCGCAGGAGCTCGCCGACATGGTCGCGGCCCTGGGCGCCGACACGGTCATCGCCGACACCGAGCTGGCGCCGAGCCAGCGACGCGCGCTGGAGGACGTCGTCAAGGTCAAGGTCATCGACCGCACGACCGTCATCCTCGACATCTTCAGCCAGCACGCGAAGAGCCGCGAGGGCAAGGCCCAGGTCGAGCTGGCGCAGCTGGAGTACCTGCTGCCGCGTCTGCGCGGCTGGGGCGACTCGATGAGCCGCCAGGCCGGCGGCCAGGTCGGCGCGGGCGGCGCGGGCATGGGCTCGCGCGGTCCGGGTGAGACGAAGATCGAGCTCGACCGCCGGCGCATCCGCACGCGCATGGCCCAGCTGCGCCGGCAGCTGCGCGACTTCGCGCCCGCGCGCGAGGCCAAGCGCGCCGAGCGCAAGCGCAACACGATCCCCGCCGTCGCGATCGCCGGCTACACCAACGCCGGCAAGTCGAGCCTGCTGAACCGGCTGACCCGTGCGGGCGTGCTCGTCGAGAACGCCCTGTTCGCGACGCTCGACACCTCGGTGCGCCGCACCGAGACGTCGGACGGCCGCGTGTACACGCTCACCGACACGGTCGGCTTCGTGCGCAACCTGCCGCACCAGCTCGTCGAGGCGTTCCGCTCGACGCTCGAGGAGGTCGGCGAGGCCGACGTGATCGTGCACGTGGTCGACGGGTCGCATCCCGACCCCGCCGCGCAGCTCGCGACGGTGCGCGACGTGATCGGCGACGTGGGGGCGCGCGACGTGCCCGAGATCGTCGTGTTCAACAAGGCCGACCTGCTCGACGACGACGCGCGGCTCGTGCTGCGCGGCCTCGCGCCGCACGCGCTGTTCGTGTCGTCGCGCACGGGCGAGGGCGTGGACGAGCTGCGCGAGACGATCGAGCGCACGCTGCCCCTGCCCGCCGTCGAGGTCCGCGCGGTCGTGCCCTACGACCGCGGCGAGCTCGTCTCGGCGGTGCACGAGCACGGCATCATCCTGTCGCAGGAGCACGGCGCCGACGGCACGGCGCTGCACGCGCACGTGCCCGCGGTGCTCGCGGGCCGGCTGGCCCCGTTCGTCGTGGGCTGA
- a CDS encoding class I SAM-dependent methyltransferase, with protein sequence MGSEHYFSASPAGPEKLRRIRAVLAGREVEVTTAGGVFSPDHVDAGTAVLLGNTPAPPPGGHLLDLGCGWGPIALSLALASPHATVWAVDVNERALDLVRRNAADLGLDNVNAVLPGNVPDDVSFRTIWSNPPIRVGKNELHDMLEKWVARLDERSDAWLVVARNLGSDSLQRWLAATFDSGYSVTRAATSRGFRVLRVRRHGTPRTDTIRLP encoded by the coding sequence GTGGGGAGCGAGCACTATTTCAGCGCGTCCCCGGCCGGCCCCGAGAAGCTTCGACGCATCCGCGCGGTCCTGGCCGGCCGCGAGGTCGAGGTGACGACGGCGGGCGGCGTGTTCAGTCCCGATCACGTCGACGCCGGCACGGCCGTGCTGCTCGGCAACACCCCCGCTCCCCCTCCCGGGGGCCACCTGCTCGACCTCGGATGCGGATGGGGCCCGATCGCGCTCTCGCTCGCCCTGGCCTCGCCGCACGCGACCGTGTGGGCCGTCGACGTCAACGAGCGGGCCCTCGACCTCGTGCGACGCAACGCGGCGGATCTCGGGCTCGACAATGTCAACGCCGTGCTCCCCGGGAATGTTCCCGACGACGTCTCCTTTCGCACGATCTGGTCGAACCCGCCGATCCGGGTCGGCAAGAACGAGCTGCACGACATGCTCGAGAAATGGGTCGCGCGCCTCGACGAGCGCAGCGACGCCTGGCTCGTCGTCGCCCGCAACCTCGGATCGGACTCGTTGCAGCGGTGGCTCGCGGCGACCTTCGACAGCGGATACTCGGTGACGCGCGCCGCGACGTCGCGCGGCTTCCGCGTGCTGCGGGTGCGGCGTCACGGCACGCCGCGCACCGACACCATCCGGCTGCCCTGA